CACAGCGGGATCAGCCGGCCGCCGCTGTCGCCGCACCACTCCTCGACCATCCAGTCGTTGTAGGCGCGTACGCAGGCGAGGGCGACCTCCTTGTCGTGCGCCTCGGCGAAGGTCTGCCCGCAGAAGCGGGGGAAGGTCGGGAAGCACAGGGACGCCTCGACATGGTTGAGGTCCATGTCGGCGAGGCGCGCCTTGGGGTCCCAGCACCCCTGGCGCATCTCCTCGCGGGTGATCCCCTCCAGCGTCATGTCGTCGCGGTCGAAGCCGACGGCGGCGATGTTGCGCTTGTACGGGAACTTCAGGTCCTCGTAGATCCACCAGTCGGTCGGCGGGCCGTCCGGGTCCATGGTGATCACGTACCTGCCGCCGGTGTACCGGAGCTCGCCGATGCCGGCGGTGAGCGCCTTGGGGCCGCGGTCGCGGTACCTGGCGGGCAGCCAGACGTCGAACAGGTGCGCGGGTTCGATCACATGGTCGTCGACGCTGATGATCCGAGGCAGTTCCATGGGCTCCCCAATCCGGTGCCAGTACCAGTGCCGGTGCCGTGTCGATCTGATGGATCGTCAGAAACAAGCTAGCCCCGCCACCCCTGGACCGACAAGCGCCGGCGCCCTACGCTCTGCGCCAGATCTGACTAACCGTCAGTTATTGGCCGAGGAGAGGTCTGGGATCGGTATGACGGACACCGCGACCGCGACAGAACTGAGCCGCTCCCGCACCCTGTGGGAACTGATCACCCGCCGGGCCGCACTCACCCCGGACACCACCGCCCTCATCGAGGCCGCCGAAGACCCGGCCGCCGACCGCACCCTCACCTTCGGAGAACTGCGCGACCGCTCCGAACGCGTCGCCGCAGGCCTGTACGACATGGGTGTGCGCCCCGGCACCGTCGTCGCCTGGCAGCTCCCCACCCGCATCGAGACCGTCCTGCTCACCGTCGCCCTCGCCCGGCTCGGCGCCGTCCAGACCCCCGTCATCCCCTTCTACCGCGACCGCGAGGTCGGCTTCGCCCTGCGCGAGGCCAAGGCCGACTTCTTCGCGACACCCGGCGTGTGGCGCGGCCACGACTACCCCGCCATGGCCCGGCGGCTCGGGGCGCGCGGCGTCTTCGACGCGTACGACACCCTCCCCGACGGCGACCCGGACGTACTGCCCCCGCCGCCCGCCTACGGCACCGACGTCCGCTGGATCTACTGGACCTCCGGCACCACCTCCGACCCCAAGGGCGTCCTGCACACCGACCGCTCCCTCATCGCCGGCGGCTCCTGCCTCGCGCACGCCCTGCACCTGACCCCGTCCGACGTCGGCTCGATGGCCTTCCCCTACGCCCACATAGCCGGCCCGGACTACACCGTGATGCTGCTGCTCTACGGCTTCCCCGCGGTCCTCTTCGAGAAGTTCGCGATGCCGGACGCCCTGGACGGATACCGCCGCCACGGGGTCACCGTCGCCGGCGGGTCCACCGCCTTCTACTCCATGTTCCTCACGGAACAGCGCAAGGCCCCGGACGTCCCCCTCATCCCCACCCTCCGCCTCCTCGCCGGCGGCGGCGCCCCCAAACCGCCCGAGGTCTACCACGCGGTGATACGCGAACTGGGCTGTCAGCTCACCCACGGATACGGCATGACCGAAGTCCCCATGATCACCATGGGCGCCCCGGACGACACCCCCGAACACCTCGCCACCACCGAGGGCCGCCCCCCGCAGGGCATGTCCATCCGCATCACCACACCCGACGGCACCCCGCTCCCCGCGGAGACCGACGGAGAGGTGCGCCTGCGCGGGGAGGCCGTCTGCCAGGGCTACCTGAACCGGGACCAGTCGGCCGAGGTCTTCGACCACGACGGCTACCTGATCACCGGCGACCTCGGCCACCTGACCAGGGACGGCTACCTGGTCCTCACCGGCCGCAGCAAGGACGTCATCATCCGCAAGGGCGAGAACATCTCGGCCAAGGAGATCGAGGACCTCCTCCACCGCCTCCCGGGCGTCGCGGACGTGGCCGTCATCGGCCTCCCGGACCAGACCCGCGGCGAACGCGTCTGCGCGGTCGTCGAACAACCCGAGGGAGCGGCCCCCCTCACCCTCCCCCAGCTCACGGCCTACCTCCGCGCGGAGGGCCTGGCGACCCACAAACTCCCCGAGCAACTGGAACTCCTCGACGCCCTCCCCCGCAACGAAGCCCTGCGCAAGGTCCTCAAGTACAAGCTCCGGGAGCGGTACGCGTAGAGCGGGGTGGGGGGGCGGGGGAACAGGGCGGGAGCTATCGGATCGGCGACGGACGGGCGCCGGAACTCCCCCAGACCGGGACCCACCCGGACGGCACCACACAGCACGAGGCGGTGCGGAGGGCGGGAGCCACCCGGACGGCATCAGAGCCGTCCTGGGGGTTTCCCGTCAGTCCCATCGTCTCTCCGCGTCGGACCGGCCCCTCAAGGGCGCTCCCTACGGTCGCGTCGCTACGCGATGTCGCTGCGCTCCACCCTTGACCGCCCGCCCCGCCCCGGAAATACGAGGACAGCCGGGAACCCCCAAAGGAACGGGCCGGTCTCAGCTTTCAGGGACGGGGCGTCGGCCCTGCGCGGGCGGAGCCCGGGGCGCGTCCAATCGCTACGCGCTCCTGACGGACGGCGTCAGCGAGCCCCGTGGGCTGGACATAAGCCGCCATCGATCGCTACGCGCTTCTCGATCACGCGTCCGCAGACCGTCCGAGGCGGGGCCTTCGTCCCTCTTGCGGGCGATGGTAGACAGGGCAGTTTCGAAGTAGTTTCAAGTTCATGAGCGCAGACAACGCTGCCGTGAACTTCTCCGAGCTGGTCAACAAGAACAAACAGACGCTGGCACGGTTGAAGGAATCACCACGGCTTCTGCTGCACCGTAGAGACGGTGAGGATCTGGTCCTCACCACGGCTGCCAAGGCTGAGCAGGACCAAACCGTGGTGTCGGCTGCCTCGCGGATGCTGTCAGCCATGGCGAGGCGAGAGCCCGGCAGCATGGAGTTGCTCCTCGACATACTGCCGGAGGCATTTCCCTGGGTCCGCTTCCTTCCCGAACCAGATGTCCATGCCTTCGCTGTCGAACTGGTCGACACCATGCGTGCTGCGGACTCGATCGGCAACAACGCGTCCGTCGCCCAAATGCTCACCGCTTGGCAGCACACGGCGGAGGTCCATTCCGACCCTGTTCTCTTGGCCGCACTGAACCAGGACCACGGAACGGACTACGGCCCGGTACCCCACCCGTAGTGGGACGGCTCAACGGATGACAGGCCCGCGACCGGCGCGCCAGTCGTCGATGCGCTTGCGGATGCTGGGCACCATCTGGAGATCGTCCGTGTCCTCGGGCGGAAACCAGGCGACCTCAAGTGACTCGTCGGACGTCCGGAGGGTTCCTCCCATGGGTCGGGCGAGAAGACAGATGGAGAACTCCTGCCGCACTTCCCCGTCGTCGT
This DNA window, taken from Streptomyces sp. TN58, encodes the following:
- a CDS encoding class I adenylate-forming enzyme family protein, which translates into the protein MTDTATATELSRSRTLWELITRRAALTPDTTALIEAAEDPAADRTLTFGELRDRSERVAAGLYDMGVRPGTVVAWQLPTRIETVLLTVALARLGAVQTPVIPFYRDREVGFALREAKADFFATPGVWRGHDYPAMARRLGARGVFDAYDTLPDGDPDVLPPPPAYGTDVRWIYWTSGTTSDPKGVLHTDRSLIAGGSCLAHALHLTPSDVGSMAFPYAHIAGPDYTVMLLLYGFPAVLFEKFAMPDALDGYRRHGVTVAGGSTAFYSMFLTEQRKAPDVPLIPTLRLLAGGGAPKPPEVYHAVIRELGCQLTHGYGMTEVPMITMGAPDDTPEHLATTEGRPPQGMSIRITTPDGTPLPAETDGEVRLRGEAVCQGYLNRDQSAEVFDHDGYLITGDLGHLTRDGYLVLTGRSKDVIIRKGENISAKEIEDLLHRLPGVADVAVIGLPDQTRGERVCAVVEQPEGAAPLTLPQLTAYLRAEGLATHKLPEQLELLDALPRNEALRKVLKYKLRERYA